One part of the Solanum dulcamara chromosome 3, daSolDulc1.2, whole genome shotgun sequence genome encodes these proteins:
- the LOC129882944 gene encoding UDP-glucuronic acid decarboxylase 2-like: MASELIYRGPESLPVPDGYTPKPHKPWFTVIRPVRYLLREQRIVFLLAGIAIASIIFALFPSSRSGGLSYTNTGIYDSYLPSESTQSQVAHRMVYQNRIGFGSFNSGGKIPLGLQRKGLRIVVTGGAGFVGSHLVDRLIARGDSVIVVDNFFTGRKENVMHHFGNPRFELIRHDVVEPLLLEVDQIYHLACPASPVHYKHNPVKTIKTNVVGTLNMLGLAKRVGARFLLTSTSEVYGDPLEHPQKETYWGNVNPIGVRSCYDEGKRTAETLTMDYHRGAGVEVRIARIFNTYGPRMCIDDGRVVSNFVAQALRKEPLTVYGDGKQTRSFQFVSDLVEGLMRLMEGEHVGPFNLGNPGEFTMLELAKVVQETIDPNAQIEHRPNTEDDPHKRKPDISRAKELLGWEPKVALRKGLPMMVQDFRQRIFGDHKEDSSSKVTTA; the protein is encoded by the exons ATGGCTTCTGAATTGATCTATCGTGGACCGGAATCACTCCCGGTTCCCGACGGTTACACTCCCAAACCACACAAACCATGGTTTACTGTAATTCGACCCGTTCGTTACTTGCTACGAGAGCAGAGAATTGTTTTCCTATTAGCAGGCATTGCTATTGCCTCTATAATTTTCGCCCTTTTTCCATCTTCCCGTTCCGGAGGGTTGAGCTATACGAATACCGGGATCTACGACTCGTATTTGCCGTCCGAGTCGACTCAGTCTCAGGTAGCTCACCGGATGGTGTATCAGAATCGGATCGGGTTCGGGTCGTTTAATTCTGGTGGGAAGATCCCGCTGGGATTGCAGCGTAAAGGTTTGAGGATCGTGGTGACCGGTGGTGCTGGTTTTGTAGGTAGTCATCTTGTGGATCGTTTGATTGCGAGAGGTGATAGCGTGATCGTCGTTGATAATTTCTTCACCGGACGGAAAGAAAATGTTATGCATCATTTTGGTAACCCTAGGTTTGAGCTTATACGACACGACGTCGTTGAACCACTTTTGCTTGAAGTTGATCAGATCTATCACCTTGCTTGCCCTGCCTCTCCTGTTCATTACAAACATAATCCCGTCAAAACTATT AAGACTAATGTGGTGGGGACTTTGAACATGCTGGGATTGGCTAAAAGAGTCGGTGCGCGGTTTTTGCTGACGAGCACCAGCGAGGTTTACGGTGATCCATTAGAACATCCACAGAAAGAGACATACTGGGGCAACGTTAATCCCATTG GTGTCCGAAGTTGTTACGATGAGGGAAAGCGAACAGCTGAAACATTGACCATGGACTATCACAGAGGTGCTGGCGTTGAG GTGAGAATCGCTAGGATCTTTAACACCTATGGACCTCGTATGTGCATTGATGATGGTCGCGTTGTCAGCAACTTTGTTGCTCAG GCTTTAAGGAAGGAGCCATTGACAGTTTATGGTGATGGGAAACAAACAAGAAGTTTCCAATTTGTTTCAGATCTG GTTGAGGGCCTAATGCGTTTGATGGAAGGAGAACACGTCGGACCCTTCAACCTCGGAAACCCTGGGGAATTTACAATGCTTGAACTCGCTAAG GTGGTCCAGGAAACCATTGACCCAAATGCTCAGATTGAACACAGACCAAACACAGAGGATGACCCACACAAGAGAAAGCCTGATATCTCAAGAGCTAAAGAGTTGCTTGGTTGGGAACCAAAAGTGGCTCTCAGAAAAGGTCTACCTATGATGGTTCAAGACTTTAGGCAACGTATTTTTGGTGACCACAAAGAAGACAGTAGCTCAAAGGTCACCACAGCTTAA
- the LOC129882945 gene encoding uncharacterized protein LOC129882945 isoform X2, whose product MSRPMEEDAPGKNEEEEFNTGPLSVLMMSVKNNTQVLINCRNNRKLLGRVRAFDRHCNMVLENVREMWTEVPKTGKGKKKAVAVNKDRFISKMFLRGDSVIIVLRNPK is encoded by the exons ATGAG TCGGCCAATGGAAGAGGATGCCCCT GGGAAAAATGAGGAAGAGGAGTTCAATACTGGCCCACTTTCTGTCCTGATGATGAGTGTTAAGAACAACACACAG GTGCTCATCAACTGTAGGAACAACAGGAAACTTCTTGGTCGTGTGAGAGCATTTGATCGTCACTGTAATATGGTCCTTGAAAATGTTAGAGAAATGTGGACTGAG GTGCCCAAGactggaaaaggaaaaaagaaagctGTTGCTGTTAACAAAGATAGGTTTATCAGCAAGATGTTCCTTCGGGGAGATTCTGTGATCATTGTCCTCCGAAATCCTAAGTAG
- the LOC129882945 gene encoding uncharacterized protein LOC129882945 isoform X1 → MSRPMEEDAPQGKNEEEEFNTGPLSVLMMSVKNNTQVLINCRNNRKLLGRVRAFDRHCNMVLENVREMWTEVPKTGKGKKKAVAVNKDRFISKMFLRGDSVIIVLRNPK, encoded by the exons ATGAG TCGGCCAATGGAAGAGGATGCCCCT CAGGGGAAAAATGAGGAAGAGGAGTTCAATACTGGCCCACTTTCTGTCCTGATGATGAGTGTTAAGAACAACACACAG GTGCTCATCAACTGTAGGAACAACAGGAAACTTCTTGGTCGTGTGAGAGCATTTGATCGTCACTGTAATATGGTCCTTGAAAATGTTAGAGAAATGTGGACTGAG GTGCCCAAGactggaaaaggaaaaaagaaagctGTTGCTGTTAACAAAGATAGGTTTATCAGCAAGATGTTCCTTCGGGGAGATTCTGTGATCATTGTCCTCCGAAATCCTAAGTAG
- the LOC129882946 gene encoding caffeoylshikimate esterase-like isoform X2, which produces MRWLPFSSPKALLFLCHGYGMECSRFMRGVGTKLANNGYAVFGIDYEGHGRSAGARCYIKKFDNIVNDCSEFFKSVCAQEEYREKTRFLYGESMGGAVALLTHKMDPSFWHGALLVAPMCKISEKVKPHPMVISLLTKVEDVIPRWKIVPTKDVIDSAFKDPIKREEVRGNKLIYQEKPRLKTALEMLRTSMHLEESLHEITLPFLVLHGEADIVTDPEISKALYEQASSKDKTIKLYPGMWHGLTYGEPEENIEIVFSDIISWLDKRNGENIDDASLIERSVCRATSTIPYEMHTISSPVTMNETKPQRKRPQANYLCGWKGRRMHHHSSM; this is translated from the exons ATGAG ATGGTTGCCCTTTTCTTCTCCAAAAGCCCTTCTTTTCCTTTGCCATG GCTATGGCATGGAATGCAGTAGATTCATGAGAG GTGTTGGGACAAAGCTGGCAAATAATGGATACGCAGTGTTTGGAATCGATTATGAAGGACATGGACGGTCAGCCGGTGCCCGCTGTTACATCAAAAAGTTTGACAACATTGTCAATGACTGCAGCGAATTTTTCAAGTCAGTTTGCG CGCAGGAGGAGTACAGAGAGAAAACACGGTTTTTGTACGGGGAGTCGATGGGAGGGGCCGTGGCTCTTTTAACACACAAGATGGATCCTTCCTTTTGGCATGGTGCTCTTCTGGTTGCACCTATGTGTAAG ATATCTGAGAAGGTAAAGCCGCATCCAATGGTTATAAGCTTACTAACTAAAGTGGAGGATGTCATACCAAGATGGAAGATAGTCCCTACAAAGGATGTCATTGATTCGGCCTTCAAGGACCCCATTAAAAGGGAAGAG GTACGCGGGAACAAGTTGATTTATCAGGAAAAACCAAGACTAAAGACAGCTTTAGAAATGCTAAGAACCAGCATGCACCTTGAGGAAAGTTTGCACGAG ATCACTCTACCATTTTTAGTGTTACATGGGGAAGCAGACATAGTAACTGATCCAGAAATAAGTAAGGCTTTATACGAGCAAGCGAGTAGCAAGGACAAGACTATAAAACTCTATCCAGGAATGTGGCACGGTTTGACATATGGTGAGCCAGAAGAAAACATTGAAATCGTCTTCTCAGATATCATCTCGTGGCTTGACAAGCGAAATGGAGAGAATATCGATGATGCTTCATTAATTGAAAGATCAGTTTGTCGAGCTACATCTACTATTCCATATGAGATGCACACAATTTCTTCTCCTGTAACAATGAATGAAACAAAACCACAGAGAAAACGTCCACAAGCGAATTATCTGTGTGGATGGAAAGGACGCAGGATGCATCATCATTCATCTATGTAG
- the LOC129882946 gene encoding caffeoylshikimate esterase-like isoform X1 has product MGVEYHEVFIRNSRGVQLFTCRWLPFSSPKALLFLCHGYGMECSRFMRGVGTKLANNGYAVFGIDYEGHGRSAGARCYIKKFDNIVNDCSEFFKSVCAQEEYREKTRFLYGESMGGAVALLTHKMDPSFWHGALLVAPMCKISEKVKPHPMVISLLTKVEDVIPRWKIVPTKDVIDSAFKDPIKREEVRGNKLIYQEKPRLKTALEMLRTSMHLEESLHEITLPFLVLHGEADIVTDPEISKALYEQASSKDKTIKLYPGMWHGLTYGEPEENIEIVFSDIISWLDKRNGENIDDASLIERSVCRATSTIPYEMHTISSPVTMNETKPQRKRPQANYLCGWKGRRMHHHSSM; this is encoded by the exons ATGGGTGTTGAATATCATGAG GTATTTATAAGGAATTCAAGAGGTGTACAACTCTTTACTTGCAGATGGTTGCCCTTTTCTTCTCCAAAAGCCCTTCTTTTCCTTTGCCATG GCTATGGCATGGAATGCAGTAGATTCATGAGAG GTGTTGGGACAAAGCTGGCAAATAATGGATACGCAGTGTTTGGAATCGATTATGAAGGACATGGACGGTCAGCCGGTGCCCGCTGTTACATCAAAAAGTTTGACAACATTGTCAATGACTGCAGCGAATTTTTCAAGTCAGTTTGCG CGCAGGAGGAGTACAGAGAGAAAACACGGTTTTTGTACGGGGAGTCGATGGGAGGGGCCGTGGCTCTTTTAACACACAAGATGGATCCTTCCTTTTGGCATGGTGCTCTTCTGGTTGCACCTATGTGTAAG ATATCTGAGAAGGTAAAGCCGCATCCAATGGTTATAAGCTTACTAACTAAAGTGGAGGATGTCATACCAAGATGGAAGATAGTCCCTACAAAGGATGTCATTGATTCGGCCTTCAAGGACCCCATTAAAAGGGAAGAG GTACGCGGGAACAAGTTGATTTATCAGGAAAAACCAAGACTAAAGACAGCTTTAGAAATGCTAAGAACCAGCATGCACCTTGAGGAAAGTTTGCACGAG ATCACTCTACCATTTTTAGTGTTACATGGGGAAGCAGACATAGTAACTGATCCAGAAATAAGTAAGGCTTTATACGAGCAAGCGAGTAGCAAGGACAAGACTATAAAACTCTATCCAGGAATGTGGCACGGTTTGACATATGGTGAGCCAGAAGAAAACATTGAAATCGTCTTCTCAGATATCATCTCGTGGCTTGACAAGCGAAATGGAGAGAATATCGATGATGCTTCATTAATTGAAAGATCAGTTTGTCGAGCTACATCTACTATTCCATATGAGATGCACACAATTTCTTCTCCTGTAACAATGAATGAAACAAAACCACAGAGAAAACGTCCACAAGCGAATTATCTGTGTGGATGGAAAGGACGCAGGATGCATCATCATTCATCTATGTAG